The Ziziphus jujuba cultivar Dongzao chromosome 1, ASM3175591v1 genome segment TtaatgttttcttaaaattatttggTACTGAATTATAACAGTTAGCTTTTTGTTGATTAAGGTTCTGGGAAGATTTTGTTCCTTATGTTTCTTCGTCTGGTCTCCTGGATTgctttcaattattaattatttttcaggcCACGGGGGAGCTGATGATTCTGAATTTTTGTAGTTGTGCGGGAAAATCTAATGTAAGCGGCTTTTTTAGAACTTCTATGTTGTTTAAATTTGTTATGCAATCTGTATTTGTTGTCATAGCTTCATTTATATCTCTATTCATATGACTCCTCTTTTGAACTGaaagcatttattttttttggcctacatttcttttttttattttttgggctaCCATTGGACTTCAGAAATCATTAGTGAAAAGAAAATTGTGAGGAAAAGATATTAATAGTCAATTAATGCAATTCTCACATTTCCATTTCCTTTTTATATAGATTTCAAAACTATCATTTGGCTTGCTAGCTCTGTTCTTGTTGTTAATAGTCTATGTTATTTAACATCGttagttattaatttaatgCAGTAAGGAGTTGATGGTTTCTTTCTAAAGACACTGTTTTCAGAAAGTTTTGAGTATTTGAAAAAAGGTCAGATGGGGGAGGTTTACGCACAATAGTCTAATGGCTGATTCTGCGTCTGATTCTTATTTCCATCCTGATACATTGAGCCTGAGGCAAATAAGCAGCTCGCTTCTCAGTATTCATGATTTCTTAGTAGGTTTTGGTACTAAAGCAGGTTCATCAGATGGCTCAATTAGGAGCCCTACATCTCCTCTAGATTTTGGAGTTTTTTCAAACTCTAGCAACTCAGTTGGTCTTAGATGTGCTAGATCGTTGTCTGTAAAGGGACATCAAAAGAAGTGGCATTGCAGTAAAGTAGGTCTTGGCATTGTTAATTCACTTGTTAATGACACAACTAGTGGAGTTCTTGATATACCAACGAGGAAGAATATACTCTTTGGACTACAGGTTAAAGCTAATGATTCTAATTCCTCAAACCATTACAATGATTCACTTTATTCTTCATTGAAGTCCAAATCTTTGCCTATAAACTACATGGTTTCATTGCATCCTCAAACTAAGAATCCAAATACCCAACTGGGTAGCAAAAATATTGATGATGGGGATGAAGCATCCCCTTTAGAGTCTGCAATATTTGAAGACATGTCATTGCATTCCTTGGATTCACCCAGGGCTACCCCACCAGTTAGCTTAACCCAAAGCAACTTGAGGTCAAAAAGTTTTTGCTCAGAAGGTCCAACTGTAATAAGTTCATCTTCTGTGATTGTCACAGGTTCAGAAGTAGAAAATTCTTTAGGTATTAAACCAAGCTCACTTCCAATACCTATAGACTCTAGCCAGGGATATGTGGGCTCTCTCTCTGCGAGAGAGATAGAACTTTCTGAGGATTATACCTGTATAATTTCTCATGGTCCAAACCCTAAAACAACTCATATTTTTGGTGACTGCATATTGGAATGTCACACAAATGAGTTGAGCAATTTTGGTAAGAAGGAAGAACCAGGGGTCATATCACCTCAAGTTGCTAAGGACCCAGAAGGATTGACCCCTGATTTGACTGATGAAGCTTTGAGGTTCTGCTATACCTGCAAGAAAAAATTGGGAGAAGGGGAAGACATGAACATGAACAGGTTTGTCCCAAACATCTATTTACAAT includes the following:
- the LOC107404728 gene encoding FCS-Like Zinc finger 10 — encoded protein: MADSASDSYFHPDTLSLRQISSSLLSIHDFLVGFGTKAGSSDGSIRSPTSPLDFGVFSNSSNSVGLRCARSLSVKGHQKKWHCSKVGLGIVNSLVNDTTSGVLDIPTRKNILFGLQVKANDSNSSNHYNDSLYSSLKSKSLPINYMVSLHPQTKNPNTQLGSKNIDDGDEASPLESAIFEDMSLHSLDSPRATPPVSLTQSNLRSKSFCSEGPTVISSSSVIVTGSEVENSLGIKPSSLPIPIDSSQGYVGSLSAREIELSEDYTCIISHGPNPKTTHIFGDCILECHTNELSNFGKKEEPGVISPQVAKDPEGLTPDLTDEALRFCYTCKKKLGEGEDMNMNRDDKAFCSFACRAGDIFAEGEAERTDKNSAGSALESSDHEDIFFLGEPIG